From the genome of Streptomyces sp. S4.7:
CGGACGACCCGCCAGATCGCGGCCGGAACCTGGGACGAGGTCAGGGTCAACTACACGGCGCCGGTGGCCGAAGCGATGGACCGGCTGATGAAGGTGACACCCCACGACATCGCGGGCCGGCTGCTCCTGCTGCACGGCCCGCCGGGCACCGGGAAGACGTCGGCGCTGCGGACGCTGGCCCGGTCGTGGCGGGACTGGTGCCAGGTCGACTGCGTCCTGGACCCGGAGCGGCTGCTCAACGACGTCGGCTATCTGATGGACATCGCGATCGGCGAGGACGAGGGCTCGGCGAAGGGCCGCTGGCGGCTGCTGCTCCTGGAGGACTGCGACGAACTGATCCGCGGCGAGGCCAAACACACGGCGGGCCAAGCGCTGTCCCGGCTGCTGAACCTCACCGACGGGCTGCTCGGCCAGGGCAGGAGCGTCCTGGTGGGAGTGACGACCAACGAGGATCTGGAGCGCCTCCACCCGGCGGTCGTCAGGCCCGGCCGCTGTCTGGCCCGGATCGAGGTCGGCTCGCTGACCCGCCCGGAGGCGGAGAGCTGGCTGAGCCGGGAGGAGGGCGACTGGGAGGGGGCGGTGGGCCGCGAGGGGGCCACGCTGGCCGAGCTGTTCGCACTTCGCCGCGGCGGCGGCCCGACGTCGGTGCCGGGCCAGTCGAAGGGCGCGGACGCGGGTCTGTACCTGTAGATCCCGGACACGGATTCCCCCGATCCCGGACCACCGATCCCATATGCCCCCTTTTTGGCGACACCTCCCTGTCAGAGCTGAGAAACAAGCCATGACTTCGGTCGAGCTGTTCGATTCGCTCGCCGATGTGCCGGCCGGGGTTCCGCGCATGATCCGGCCCGCTCGCCCTCGTCCCCGCGCTCAGCGCGAGTACGCCGCCCGTACCGCGTCCTCGGCCAGTGCCAGCGCGTCCGCGCGGGACAGGCCGAGTCGCCGCGCGTGCTCCGCGTACTCCTGGGCGGCGGCAGCCGCCTTGCGGTCTGCCGCGTCGCCCGCCGCCGCGACGAACGTGCCGTTGCGGCCGCGCGTCTCGATCACCCCGTCCGCCTCCAGGGCCCGGTACGCCTTGGCCACGGTGTTCGCCGCGAGGCCGAGTTCCTCGGCGAAGCCCCGCACCGTCGGGAGCTTGTGTCCCACGGGCAGCGCGCCCGAGCGCGCCAGTTCGGAGATCTGGGTGCGCAACTGCTCGTACGGAGCGGTCGTCGCGTCGCCGTCGATGGAGATCTTCAGGGTCACAGGCCCGATTGTCCCCCATCTCCCGCGCCGGCCACCGCGTTCCTGGACGGAAAATGGGAGGCGTCGCGGCGCCGGGCCCGCGTAGCGTGCCGATTCATGAGTGTGATCGTTCGTGATTTCCGTCCGGCGGACGCCCCGGCAGTCGTCCGCGTCAGGCGCGCCACCGTCCCGTACGCCGTGACGACCGAGGAGGCCCTGCACTTCACCGTGCGCAGCGCCAACCCGGCGTCGAAATACCGCATGCTGGTGGCCGAGGACGGCGGGGAGGTGATCGGCACCTCGCACGTCTCGCTCGCCTACGACAGCGAAGTGCCCGGTCAGGCCCGGGCCAACCCCCATGTGCACCCCGACCACACGGGCAGGGGCGCGGGCTCGGCGATCCTGCGGGCAGCCGAGGAGCATCTGGCCGCCGAGGGCGCCACCACCCTGCTCACCTGGGTGAACGACGAGCCCGCTTCCCTCGCCTTCGCCGCCCGCCGGGGCTACTCGCCGCTGCGTACCGCGCACTTCCAGCGGCTCGGCCTGACGGATGCCGCGCTGCCCGAGCCGCCGGAACTCCCCGCGGGCTGCGCGCTGGCGACAGCGGCGGACTTCGCCGACGACCCGCGGTCGGTGTTCGACTCCGACGCCGAGGCGACGTCGGACGAACCGGGTGACATCAGCACAAGCCTCGACGACTACGAGGACTGGCTGAACAACACCTGGCGGCACCCCTGTCTGGACCACCGCCTCAGCACCCTCGTGGTCGCCGACGGCAGGATCGTGGCCTTCACCCTGGTCCACACGGACGGTGACACGACCTATCTGTCGGCCATGACGGGCTCGCTGCGCGACTACCGCGGCCGGGGTCTGGCCAAGGCCGCCAAGGCGGACTCCCTGCGCCGCGCCCGAGCCGCCGGTTACACCGACGCGTTCACCAACAACGACTCGGGGAACGAGCCGATGCTCGCGGTCAACTCCCGGTTCGGCTACCGGATCTGTGCCTCGGAGGTACGCCATGTCCGCGAGCTCGTCTGACGCGGTGCGGGCCCCCGGGGTCGAGGTGCAGGTGCATCTGGTGAAGGCGGGCCGTACGAAGATCCGCTATCCCGCCACCCTGATCACCGACGACGGCGCCAGGGTGGTGGTGCGCGCCCCGTGGGCGGCCGACTCCGTACGGGACTTCGGCTTCGTACGCTTCGAGCCCGGCGACGTCTTCACGGAGCACTACTGGCGCGACCGTTGGTACGCGGTGAAGGAGGTCCGTGCGGGCGACGGCACGCTCAAGGGCTGGTACTGCGACGTGACGCGGCCGACGGTCGTGCGCGGCCTCGGGCCTGGTGAACTGCGGTACGAGCTGCTGGTCGAGGACCTGGATCTCGATCTCTGGGCGTCGGCGGACGGCGGGACGGTCCTGCGTCTCGACGAGGACGAGTTCGAGGAGAGCGGCCTCGCCGACCGGGACCCGGTCGCGGCCGACGCGGCCCGCCGCGCGCTGGACGAGCTGGAACTCCTCGTACGCGACGGCGCGTTCACGAAGCTGTCGGACCGCCTTCCGGCGTCGTAGCGCCCGTGTCCGTCTTGGGCAGCAGTGTCGCGCGCGGTGTGCCGTCCGGGTCGTGGGCGATCGAGTCGGCGTCCTCGTGCCAGTGGATGACGAAGCGCTCCCCCGCCCGGTACGCCTCCAGGCCCGCGCGGCAGTAGGCGACGATGTCGTCGGGGAGCGCGGAGAGCGGGTGCCAGGAGAGACCCGAGCACTTGTCCGGCTCCCGGTTGTACGGCTCCCAGGGCGTGCGCCCCGCCTCCCACCGGGCCTCGAAGAACCAGCCCGTGCGCGGCCGGCCGCCGGGGCCGCGGTGGTGCATGACCAGGGCCGTACGCAGGTCGCCGGGGTCCAGTTCGGCGCCGATCTCCTCGGACGCCTCGCGGACCATCGCCGCGCGGACGTCCTCGCCGTCCTCGACGTGGCCCGCCGGGCTGTTCAGCAGGCCGTCCCCGTATCCCGTGCCGGAGCGGCGGGCGAGCAGCACCTCGTCGCTCCGGCGCAGGATCAGATGGACGTCGACCACTTCCGTGTGACGGCGGCGCTGCGCGGTGTGGGCGAGCAGCGCGTACCGCTCGTCGTCGACGGCGCGGCCCCAGAGGGCGGCGTCGGCCGACAGGTGTTCGTGCTGGACGCGCTCGACGAGCGGGGCGAGGGACATCGTGACGCGGGTCGCCGGCAGGCCGGCGCCGGACCAGACGCCTTCGATCAGTATCAGCCGCCCGCCGGGGCGCAGCAGGGACAGCCAGTGGTTCAGCGCCCGGTCCGGATCGGAGAGCAGCCACAGCACATGACGGGCCATGATCACGTCGAATGTGCGCTCCCCCACGGGGGGTCTCGCCGCGTCGCCGACCAGCACCTCCGTGTCCGTGCCCGACAGTTTGGCGCGGGCGAGTCCGACCATGCGCGGCGACAGGTCGACGGCGGTGACACGGTGGCCCGACTCGGTGGCGAGGAGGGCGAGACTGCCGGTGCCGCAGCCGAGATCGAGCACCCTGGACGGCTCGGGGGGCAGCCAGCCGGCGAGCTTGGCGGCCCACGCCTTGCGTACGGTCGGATCGAGCAGCCCGTGGTCGGGCTCCTCGTCGAAGGAGTCTGCGGCGTCGTCCCAGTCGATCGGGGTCATGTCTCGATGGTCCCATCCACGACCGACAGTCCGGACCGGCAGGCGCCGGGGCACGCGCGCACGGTCCGAACTGTCGGGCGGGTGGGGCCTGTTCGGGGCTCCCTTTCGGTCAGGGCGTCAGGCCGAGACCTCGGTGTCCTTCCGGCGGCCGAGCACGAGCCTGCGCACCAGCGGCCAGCAGACGATCAGTACGACGACGGCGTAGACGGTCACCGAGAACGGTGTGTTGACGAGGCCGGTGACACTTCCGTCGCTGATCTGGAGGGCCCTGCGCATCTGTTGTTCCGCGGCCGGGCCCAGGATGACGCCGATGACGGCCGGCAGCACCGGCAGCCCGTAGCGCCGCATGCCGAACCCGATCAGACCGATGATCAGCAGGATCACCAGGTCCAGCGCCTCTCCGCCGACCGCGTACGCGCCGACGGCCGCGAAGAAGAGGATGCCCGCGTACAGATAGGGGCGCGGGATGCGCAGCAGCTTCACCCACACCGGGGCGAGCGGCAGGTTCAGTGCCAGCAGCAGCACCATGCCGACGAACAACGAGGCGATCAGGCCCCATACCAGCTCCGACTCGCGCTCGAACAGCAGCGGTCCGGGCTGGATGCCGTACTGCTGGAACGCGGCCAGCATCACGGCGGCGACGGCGGTCGTCGGCAGCCCGAGCGTCAGCATCGACACGAGGGTGCCGGCGGCCGAGGCCGAGGCGGCCGACTCGGGTCCGGCGACGCCCTCGATGGCGCCCTTGCCGAACTGCTTCTTGTTCTTGGAGAGCCGCTTCTCCGTGACGTAGGACAGGAACGTCGGGATCTCCGCGCCACCGGCCGGGATCGCGCCGAACGGGAAGCCGATGAGCGGCCCGCGCAGCCACGGCTTCCAGGTGCGCCGTACGTCGTCCTTGCCCAGCCAGGGGCGGCCGACCGGGACCGGTTCGCCGGAGGAGCGCCGAAGGTGCGCGGCGACCCACAGGGCCTCGCCGATCGCGAAGAGACCGACCGCGACGATCACGACGTCGATGCCGTCGGCGAGTTCGAGCGTGCCGAAGGTCAGGCGCTGCTGCCCGGTCATCTGGTCGAGGCCGACCAGGCCGATGGTGAGACCGATGAGCAGCGAGGCGAGTCCGCGGATACGGGACGAGCCGAGGACCGAGGTGACGGCGATGAACGCCAGCACCATGATGGCGAAGTAGTCGGGGGCGCCGATGTCGACGGCGAGTGAGGCGACGGTCGGGGCGAGGACGACCAGCAGGATGGTGCCGATCATGCCGCCTACGAAGTGACCGCCCGCCGCGGCGGCGAGCGCCTGCGCGCCGCGTCCCGCCTTGGCCATCGGATTGCCCTCGATGGCGGCGACCACCGCCGCGCTCTCACCGGGGGTGTTGAGCAGGATCGAGGTGGTGGAGCCGCCGAACATGGCGCCGTAGTAGATACCGGCGAACATGATGAACGCGCCGGTCGGCTCCAGACCGTAGGTGACGGGGAGCAGCAGGGCGACGGCCATGGCCGGGCCGATGCCGGGCAGGACGCCGATCGCGGTGCCGAGCAGTACGCCGACGGCGGCCCAGAGCAGGTTGATCGGCGTGAGCGCCGTTCCGAAGCCGTCGATCAGGGAGTTGAGGGAGTCCATGGTTCTAGATCACTCCCATCAGCGGGCCACCGGGGAGGGGGACGCCGAGCAGGTTGTTGAAGAGGAAGTAGGTGACGAGGGAGAGGCCCGCGGCGATGAGCGGGTCGCGGTGGAAGTGGCGGCTGCCGAGCGCGTACGCGGAGCCCCAGAAGAGCAGCGCCCCGGATATCGGGAAGCCGAGGGGGCCGATGAGGACGGCGTTGCCGAGGAAGACTCCGGCGAGCAGCAGCACGGTGCGCCAGTCGCTGGGTTCGCTCAGGTCGATGTCCTCGCCGGTCTCGGACTCGCCCCGGCCGCCGCGCAGGACGTCGAGGCTGAGGAAGGCGGCGACGACGAGCAGACCGATGCCGACGACGATCGGGACGGTCTTGGGGCCGATCGGGCCGCGCTGGGTGATGTCGACGTCCATGGTGAGGGCGTCGGTGAGGACGAGGACCCCGAGGACGAGCAGCATGAGGCCGACGCCGAGTTCGGAGTGTTCGCGCAGCCAGCCGCGGGAGGCGGGGGCCTTCGCCTCGGGTGGGGTGTTCGGTTCGGTGGTCACAGCCCGAGCTCCTTCAGGACGGATTGCACGCGCTTGTCCTCGGCGGCGAGGAAGTCGCCGAATTTGTCACCGGTGAGGAAGGCGTCGTCCCAGCCGTTCTTCTTCAGCGATTCCTTCCACTGCGGTGAGGCGTGCAGCTTCTCGAAGAAGGCGATGAGCTTGTCGCGCTGGGCGTCGGAGATGCCGGGCGGCGCGACGACGCCGCGCCAGTTGGTGAAGTCGGTGTCCAGACCCGCCTCGCGCAGGGTGGGCGCGTCCATGCCGGGGGTCCGTTCGGGGCCGGTGACGGCGAGCAGCCGCAGTTCGCCCGCCTCGATCTGGTCGCGGTACTCACCGAGACCGGAGACGCCGAAGGCGACCTTGTTGCCGAGGATGGAGGCGAGGAGTTCGCCACCGCCGTCGAAGGGGACGTAGTTGACGGTCTTCGGCGCGATTCCGGCGGCCCGCGCCATCAGCATGGGCGCGAGGTGGTCGGGTCCGCCGGGCGACGATCCGCCGCCGACGGGCAGTTCGGCCGGGTTCTTCTTCCATGCCTCGACGAGGTCGTTGATCGTCTTGTAGGGCGAGTCCTTGGCGACGACGACGATGTCGGTCTCCTCGCTGATGCGGGCGATCGGCGTCGTGTCGGCGAGGGTCTCGTGCGAGTTGTTGGTGCGTGCGGCGCCGACGACGCCGAGGCCCATGGAGACGACGAGCTTGCCGTTGCCGTGTTCGCTCACGGCGCGGGCGAGACCGACGGTGCCACCGGCCCCGGGCAGGTTGAAGACCTCGATGTTGTGGTTGAGCTCGGCGTCCTCGGCGTTCTTGGCCATGGTGCGGGCGGTGATGTCGTAGCCGCCGCCCGGGGTGTTGGGAACCATGAAACGCAGGCCGGGTATCTGTGTACCGGTGTCGCCACCACTGCCCGCGGAGAGCAGCGGCGGACCCACCAGCACCAGCAGCGCGGCCCCGAGGAGGGCGAGGGGAGTGCGGAATCGCACGTGTGCCGCCTTTCAGGGAAGCAAGTCGTAGGGCAGTGAGGTGGCCCACATGTTGCCTTCGCGTTAAGAAGCTGTCTCTCTTCCGGAATCAACGGACGTTGTGGTCGTTGCGGTCGCGGCCTAGCGTGACGGCGTGACAAAAGTGCTGGTGGTGGACGACGACTTCATGGTCGCGAAACTGCACGGCCGCTATGTGTCCGCAATAGACGGGTTTGAGGTCGTCGGTGTGGCGCACAGCGGCGCCGAAGCGCTGCGCGCGGCGGAGCTGCGCCGCCCTGACCTGGTGCTTCTTGACATCTATCTGCCCGACATGGACGGGATCGCCGTGCTGCGCGAGCTGCGGGCGGCGGAGGAGCGGGACGCGACCCGTACCAGCGTGGACGCGCTGTTCATCACGGCGGCGCGGGACGCGGGTGTCATCCGCGCGGCGCTGCGGGCGGGAGCGCTGCACTATCTGATCAAGCCGTTCAGCCAGTCCGCGCTCCAGGAACAGCTGCGGCACGTGGCATCGCTGCGGACCCGGCTGGACCGGCTGGGCGAGGCGCGCCAGGAGGACGTCGACCAGATCTTCGGCACCCGCCCGCCGGGCTCCCGTGAGCTTCCGAAGGGGCTGGCCGCGCACACGGCGGAGCTGGTCGAGCGCACGCTGCGCCGCCACGCGGAGGGGCTGTCGGCGACGCAGTGCGCGGACGAGGGGGCGCTGTCGCGGGTGAGCGCGCGGCGGTATCTGGAGTACTTCGCGGACACGGGCCGGGCGGAGGTCACGCTGCGGTACGGGGGGACGGGGCGCCCGGAGCGCTGCTACCGCTGGGTGGGCTGAGGGGCCGCCCGGAAGGGGCCCGCCGCCCGTCGCACCGCACCGGTACCGGAGTCACGGCCTGCCGGACCTTCGGCCGAGCCCCCGGCACACCACCACCGACCGGACTGGTGGGCTCACCGGGGCCGCCGGCCCGGCGGGGGCGTATGGGGCGGGCGGCCCGGCGGGCTCTACTTCCGTCAGATGCTCCGTCAGGAGGACGAGTCGCGATGACCCTGCCGCGCCCCCGGGTTCGCCGGATCCCGCTGAACACCGCCGCCGCCGTGACCGTCGTGGTGTGTCTGTTCCCCGTGCACTGGATGATCCCGACCGCCTTCAGACCGTCCCGCGACATCCAGTCGGCCGATCCCCGACTGGTCCCGCGCACCTGGACGCTGGACCACTTCCGCCGGGCCGTGACCGCCGACGGCTTCGAACTCTTCTGGCGCAACAGCGTCCTGGTCACGCTCGGCGCAGTGCTGCTGTCGCTGCTGGTGGCGCTCGGTGCGGCGTTCGCCGTCGCCCGGATGCGCTGGAGGGGCCGGCGGCACTTCATGCTGATGGTCTTCATCGCCCAGATGGCTCCGTGGGAATCACTGATCATCCCCATCTACATCATCTCCCGCGACACGAACATGCTCGACCGGCTGCCGACCCTGACCCTGGTCTACTTCATGATGACGCTGCCGTTCACGATCGTGGTGCTCCGGGGCTTCATCGGGACCATTCCGCCCGAGCTGGAGGAAGCGGCCCAGGTCGACGGCGTCCCGCACTCGGGTTCGTACACCCAGGCGGAACTGCGGGACCTGGTGGGTTACGCGGCGGAGCGCGGGGTGAACGTCGTGCCCGAGATCGAGATGCCCGGCCATGTGCGCGCCGCCCTCGCCGCCTACCCCGAGCTGGGCAACCACCCGGGGCGGAGCCTCGACGTCTGGACCCGGTGGGGTGTCTGCGACACCGTGCTCGGCGTCCACGACCGGTCCCTGGACTTCTGCCGGACGGTGCTGGAGGAGGTCATGGACGTCTTCCCGTCCCCCTATATCCACATCGGCGGCGAGGAGTGCCCCACCACCGAGTGGGAGAACAGTCCGGCGGCGCGCGCCCGCGCGGCGGCCGAGGGGCTGAGTGGCCCGGCGGCGCTGCACGCCTGGTTCATGGGCCGGATCGGGGCGTTCCTCGTGGAGCAAGGCCGCAAACCGGTCGGCTGGGCCGAGACGGGGACCGAACTGCCCCTCGACTTCACGGTGATGACCTGGCGCGATCCGGCGCACGCGCTGGCCGCCGCGCGGCGCGGCCACCAGATGGTGACGGCTCATCACCGGGCCACCTATCTCGACTACGCCCAGTCCGCCGAGCCCTGTGAGCCGCCCGGTCAGCCCGGCGACCCCGTCGCACTGCACGCCGTCCACGGCAACGAGCCGGTGCCGGGCGACTGGGCGGCCGAGGAGACCGCCCAAGTCCTCGGCACACAGGCGCAGTTGTGGACCGAGTACGTGAAGACCCCCGACCGGATCGAGTACCTCACCTACCCCCGGCTCTGCGCCCTCGCGGACCGCGCATGGTCCGGCGGGCGCAGCGACTGGACCGGTTTCGTGGAGCGGCTGCGCCATCACACGGCGCGGCTGGACGCCCTCGGTGTCCGCTACCGGCCGCTCACACCACGGTCCCTCATGACCGCCCCCGCAGGTACGGCGCCACTTCCGTAACCCCTCCCCCACCACCGTTCCGGAGAGGAACACCCCATGACGAAGAACGCCAAGAGCCGCCTCCGCGCGGCAGCCGCCGCCGCGGTCACCGTTGCCCTGAGCTGTACGGCGCTGGCGGCGATGCCCGCGTCCGCCGGAGCGGCGGCGGCCGGCGGGCTCGCCGTCCAGTACCGCACGAGCGCGGCCGGGCCGACGGCCGACCAGAGCGAACCCTGGCTGAAGGTACGCAACACCGGCAGCGCCGCCGTCCGGCTGAGCGATGTCAAGGTGCGGTACTGGTTCAAGGCCGATTCGCCGTCCGCGTCCTACCGGTTCGCCTGCTCCTGGGCGGTGAAGGGCTGCGCCAACATCACCGGGACCTTCGGTACGGCCGCCGGCCCGACGGCCACCGCCGACCGTTATCTGGAGATCTCCTTCACGGCGGGCGCGGGCAGCCTGGCTCCCGGCGCGGACACCGGGGACATGCAACTGCGGTTCCACCAGGCGAACTGGCAGCCGCTGGGGCAGAGCGACGACTACTCCTTCGGCCAGGAGCGGTCCACGTACGGCGACTGGTCCCGGGTCACGGCGCACATCGGCGGCGCGACGGTCTGGGGCGAGGCGCCCGGCGGCAACGGCCCGACCGACCCGACGGATCCGCCGACCGACCCGGCCGAAGGGCCCACGCTGTTCGACGACTTCGACTACAGCGGCCACAGCGATCCGAAGATCGCCGCGAACGGCTGGAGCGTCCGCGCGAACTCGGGCGGTCCGGGTGTGCCCGGGGCCAGTTGGGTGCCGGAGAACGTCACGTTCGCCGACCAGGGCGGCAACTCGGTGATGAATCTGGAGACGTCCACCGCCGGGACGGCCGCGTCCACGGAACAGACGGAGATCCTCACCCGGTCCATGAAGTTCCGCGACGGGACGTACGCGGCGCGGGTGCAGTTCAGCGACGCGCCCAGGTCCGGCCCGGACGGCGACCGTCTCGTCCAGACGTTCTTCACCATCAACGACCTCAAGGCGCCGATGGCGGACGACTACGCGGAGTACGACTTCGAGTATCTGCCGAACGGCGGCTGGGGCGAACCGGCCAACATCCTCTACACCACCTCGTGGGAGACCTACCGCCCCGACCCCTGGGAGGCCGTCAACCAGCACAGCGAGGTCCGGCAGAGCTACGCCGGGTGGCACGACCTGGTGGTGACCATCGACGACAGCGCCATCACCTACTACGTCGACGGTCAGCACTTCGGGACGCACGGGGCCGCGTATCTGCCGGAGCGGCCGATGTCGATCAACTTCAACCAGTGGCTGATCGACCTGGCGGGCCAGACCAGCACCACGCCGCGCTCGTACGACCAGCGGGTGGACTACGTCCTGCATGTGAAGGACCAGGTCCTCAGCCCCGCCCAGGTGGGCGCGCTGGTGAGCGGGTACCGCGCGGCGGGCACGACGTTCGAGGACACGGTGCCGGCGGTCTGAGGGGTCCGGGAGTGGGACGGGAGGCGGGCACGCGGCCCAAGCTCAGCGGTCGCTTAGCGTCGCCTTAAGCGGACCATAAGGATCCTCTTCACCCCGTCCCAGCAGGCCGTTCCCGGGTTTCGAGGGGCTAGCTTGCTGAGGGCCGGAGCGGGACGGCCACCGGTGGCGCCGTGTGCAACGGAGGTCACGCCGCCGGGAGTTCGCCCCGCTCCGCTTCCCCTCGCTCGTGCCGCTCAGAAGGAGACCGGATCCATGACCGCTCGTCGCAGGACCACTGGAATCGTCGTGCTGGGTGTCGCGCCGCTCGCCCTCGTCGGGCTCGCGGCCGTCCCCGCCGCCGCCCACGGCTCGATGACGGACCCGGTCAGCCGTGTGTCCGCCTGCTTCGCGGAAGGGCCCGAGAGTCCGAAGTCGGCGGCCTGCAAGGCGGCGGTCGCGGCCAGTGGTACGCAGGCGTTCTACGACTGGAACGAGGTCAACATCGCGAACGCCGCGGGCAACCACAAGTCGATCATCCCGGACGGCAAGCTCTGCTCGGCGGGCCGCGACAAGTACAAGGGGCTCGACCTGCCGCGCGGCGACTGGCCCTCGTCGCCCTTCACCGCGGGCAACCGCACCTTCACCTACAAGGCGACCGCCCCGCACAAGGGCTCCTTCGAGCTGTACATCACCAAGGACGGGTACGACCCGGGCAAGGCCCTGGCGTGGTCCGACCTGGAGGACAAGCCGTTCGCCAAGGTCACCGACCCGAAGCTGGTGAACGGCGCCTATGTCTTCGACGGCATCGTCCCCGCCAGGTCCGGCCGTCATCTGATCTACTCGATCTGGCAGCGTTCGGACAGCCCCGAGGCTTTCTACACCTGCTCCGACGTGGTCTTCGGCGCCGACAACGGCGGCTCGGCCGCCGCGCCCGAGGCGTCCGCCCCCTCCGAGGCCGATGTCGAGGAGGGCGCGTCCAAGTCCACCGTCGACCACGACGGACACGGTGGTGACGGCCCCGAGCAGGCCGGGGAGTCCGGGACGGAGACCGCGGTGAAGGACGTCGGCGGTTACGAGGAGCCGGCCGGCGAGCCCGGGGCCAACGCCCCGGAGGCGAACGAGGCCGGTGCGGCCGAGCCGCAGCCGGCGGGTGGTTCGGAGAACCTCGCCGAGACCGGTGGCGACAGCACCACGCCGTACATCGCGGCGGGCGGCGCGGCGATCCTCGCCGCGGGCGCGGCCGTGATGTTCGGTACGGTCCGCCGCAAGGCCCAGCCCGCGGGCGGCGGCCGGCACAGCCGCTGACGTACGGCATCCGCGGGGCTCCGGACCGATCGGTCCGGAGCCCCGCGGCATGTCCCGCGCCGTGTCCCGCGGTCGTGCCGTCGGCTCAGCCGACGACCGAGGCGCAGGTCGTCGGTGTGGCACGGGCCGGATCGAGCGCGTTGGCCACCTCGTGGAAGGCGATCCGGTCGATCAGCCCGATCGCCAGGTGCTCGGAGACGTTCACCGCGCACAGGTCCTGGAGGGTGACGTTGCGTACGTCCGGCCCGGACAGGAACTGGCTGCGGTACGGCGTGACCACC
Proteins encoded in this window:
- a CDS encoding cellulose binding domain-containing protein, whose translation is MTKNAKSRLRAAAAAAVTVALSCTALAAMPASAGAAAAGGLAVQYRTSAAGPTADQSEPWLKVRNTGSAAVRLSDVKVRYWFKADSPSASYRFACSWAVKGCANITGTFGTAAGPTATADRYLEISFTAGAGSLAPGADTGDMQLRFHQANWQPLGQSDDYSFGQERSTYGDWSRVTAHIGGATVWGEAPGGNGPTDPTDPPTDPAEGPTLFDDFDYSGHSDPKIAANGWSVRANSGGPGVPGASWVPENVTFADQGGNSVMNLETSTAGTAASTEQTEILTRSMKFRDGTYAARVQFSDAPRSGPDGDRLVQTFFTINDLKAPMADDYAEYDFEYLPNGGWGEPANILYTTSWETYRPDPWEAVNQHSEVRQSYAGWHDLVVTIDDSAITYYVDGQHFGTHGAAYLPERPMSINFNQWLIDLAGQTSTTPRSYDQRVDYVLHVKDQVLSPAQVGALVSGYRAAGTTFEDTVPAV
- a CDS encoding family 20 glycosylhydrolase; amino-acid sequence: MTLPRPRVRRIPLNTAAAVTVVVCLFPVHWMIPTAFRPSRDIQSADPRLVPRTWTLDHFRRAVTADGFELFWRNSVLVTLGAVLLSLLVALGAAFAVARMRWRGRRHFMLMVFIAQMAPWESLIIPIYIISRDTNMLDRLPTLTLVYFMMTLPFTIVVLRGFIGTIPPELEEAAQVDGVPHSGSYTQAELRDLVGYAAERGVNVVPEIEMPGHVRAALAAYPELGNHPGRSLDVWTRWGVCDTVLGVHDRSLDFCRTVLEEVMDVFPSPYIHIGGEECPTTEWENSPAARARAAAEGLSGPAALHAWFMGRIGAFLVEQGRKPVGWAETGTELPLDFTVMTWRDPAHALAAARRGHQMVTAHHRATYLDYAQSAEPCEPPGQPGDPVALHAVHGNEPVPGDWAAEETAQVLGTQAQLWTEYVKTPDRIEYLTYPRLCALADRAWSGGRSDWTGFVERLRHHTARLDALGVRYRPLTPRSLMTAPAGTAPLP
- a CDS encoding lytic polysaccharide monooxygenase; amino-acid sequence: MTARRRTTGIVVLGVAPLALVGLAAVPAAAHGSMTDPVSRVSACFAEGPESPKSAACKAAVAASGTQAFYDWNEVNIANAAGNHKSIIPDGKLCSAGRDKYKGLDLPRGDWPSSPFTAGNRTFTYKATAPHKGSFELYITKDGYDPGKALAWSDLEDKPFAKVTDPKLVNGAYVFDGIVPARSGRHLIYSIWQRSDSPEAFYTCSDVVFGADNGGSAAAPEASAPSEADVEEGASKSTVDHDGHGGDGPEQAGESGTETAVKDVGGYEEPAGEPGANAPEANEAGAAEPQPAGGSENLAETGGDSTTPYIAAGGAAILAAGAAVMFGTVRRKAQPAGGGRHSR